The proteins below come from a single Panicum hallii strain FIL2 chromosome 7, PHallii_v3.1, whole genome shotgun sequence genomic window:
- the LOC112900333 gene encoding MEIOTIC F-BOX protein MOF-like: MQWQFYIRNLINPQLRTLSLNWCFHCKHDVNKFKALGKLLQKLPNLEKLTLKNFWVRPAVGPNEFPILENLRTLLLDECDLRDNIRLLLHFLQSSPNLEKLTVRLCKLPKIFPCGEGKAR; encoded by the exons ATGCAATG GCAATTCTACATAAGGAATTTGATAAATCCCCAGTTGCGAACTTTATCACTCAACTGGTGTTTTCACTGCAAACATGATGTGAACAAATTCAAGGCTCTTGGAAAATTGCTGCAGAAGCTTCCTAATCTGGAGAAGCTTACTTTGAAAAATTTCTGG GTGAGGCCAGCTGTAGGACCAAATGAATTTCCTATACTTGAAAACTTGAGAACCTTATTGCTGGATGAGTGTGATTTGCGCGACAACATCCGATTACTGCTCCACTTTCTACAGAGCTCTCCTAATTTGGAAAAGCTCACAGTACGGCTTTGCAAG CTACCCAAAATTTTCCCATGTGGGGAAGGAAAAGCCAGGTAG
- the LOC112900708 gene encoding MEIOTIC F-BOX protein MOF-like, whose protein sequence is METPSASRERATADRLGELPDGVLLEVLSRLTFRQAVRTGVLSRRWRGLWHAVPYPLSCIDIDQKRAFRGEKATRWSPSLDEERERLFRLVDYGDRVTTSGGAVEPLGAFRLRATDLLLFETAGRWIRRALTRRPMAVAIRCDASSPLFPARPEFSFARYSRGGGAFTCCLRALQLHRVTLGLDSDFADAIANELPVLEDLRFEECDYYFTRIASTSLQNLSIYNCAARVQIVDVFALAAPRISSLRIHGNPPPVASECEMPSLLAASLEHPAGFVGLLSGLRHARNLSLYGFGTTALLDGEEPGGFPEFRNLSALVFDECDVGVDCQVLRHFLRNSPGLETLALRYCSFTGGSRRKKRKARSSDDRRVPASHACKNLKSVELEYHDEQDVSELDDALEEISKKVARPIESSVQHGRRTVRISWPCIPTAYAAGTFTSRLRTLRLSGLSLTSNFADDLAAGFPVLEDM, encoded by the exons ATGGAGACGCCCTCGGCCTCGCGCGAGCGCGCCACTGCGGACCGCCTGGGCGAACTGCCGGACGGCGTCCTGCTGGAGGTCCTGTCGCGCCTCACGTTCCGGCAGGCGGTGCGGACGGGCGTGCTGTCGCGGCGCTGGAGGGGCCTCTGGCACGCGGTGCCGTACCCGCTCTCGTGCATCGACATCGACCAGAAGCGCGCGTTCCGGGGCGAAAAGGCCACCCGCTGGTCGCCGTCCCTCGACGAGGAGCGGGAGAGGTTGTTCAGGCTCGTGGACTACGGCGACCGCGTGACGACGAGCGGTGGCGCCGTCGAGCCGCTGGGCGCGTTCCGGCTGCGCGCCACCGACCTGCTGCTCTTCGAGACGGCGGGCAGGTGGATCCGCCGCGCGCTCACGCGCCGCCCCATGGCGGTCGCCATCCGCTGCGACGCCAGCAGCCCTCTCTTTCCGGCACGCCCGGAGTTCTCGTTCGCTCGCtactcccgcggcggcggcgccttcACGTGCTGCCTCAGGGCGCTGCAGCTGCACCGGGTGACCCTGGGCCTGGATAGCGACTTCGCGGACGCCATCGCCAACGAGCTCCCGGTCCTGGAAGACCTGCGGTTCGAGGAGTGCGACTACTACTTCACCCGGATCGCTTCCACCTCGCTCCAGAACCTGTCCATCTACAACTGCGCCGCCCGCGTTCAGATCGTCGACGTGTTTGCCCTCGCGGCTCCTCGGATCTCCTCGCTGCGCATCCACGGCAACCCGCCGCCGGTCGCCTCGGAATGCGAGATGCCGTCCCTCCTCGCAGCGTCCCTGGAACACCCGGCCGGCTTCGTCGGCCTGCTGAGCGGCCTGCGCCACGCGAGGAATCTGAGCCTGTACGGGTTCGGCACGACGGCCTTGCTCGACGGCGAGGAGCCCGGAGGATTCCCGGAGTTCCGCAACCTGAGCGCCCTGGTCTTCGACGAGTGCGACGTTGGGGTCGACTGCCAGGTGCTGCGGCACTTCCTCCGGAACTCCCCCGGCCTGGAGACGCTCGCGCTGCGCTACTGCTCGTTTACAGGCGGctccaggaggaagaagaggaaggcgAGATCGTCCGACGACAGGCGCGTTCCGGCGTCGCACGCGTGCAAGAACCTCAAGTCGGTGGAGCTCGAGTACCACGACGAGCAGGATGTCTCTGAGCTAGATGACGCGTTGGAGGAGATATCAAAGAAGGTGGCTCGTCCAATCGAAAGTTCTGTCCAGCATGGTAGGCGCACAGTGAGAATTTC GTGGCCGTGCATCCCCACCGCCTACGCCGCCGGCACCTTCACCAGCCGCCTCAGGACGCTGCGCCTCTCCGGCCTGAGCCTGACGAGCAACTTCGCGGACGATCTCGCCGCTGGCTTCCCGGTCCTGGAAGACATGTAG